CCCGCTGATGGCAGCCACGAAATGGCCCATTCTAGGACTGACACACACAAAATGGCATGGTGGCAGTAATGGCagcaagttccagtattcacagtTCACGTACGAGCATGTAGTGGCTGATTGGGAGAGGTAATGGTTTAGAAGGTTGTGGCTGGATCAATATGAAAGGGGTGAAGGAGAGGGGACCAATTCACTGGGTAGTCACAAATAAGAGAGAAAAAGTGTGGTGATTTTTTTTGtggtaaaaaaatttattgaggcaaaacttttttagtatttattaaaataagtagTAGCATAATCAATGTTGAAGAAAATCTTAATAGGTTGGATGAATTTCATATTTTTGCGCATTGACGGCCACCCTACTAAGTGCCAGATATATGGGGACAGTTTCGCCTGGTATACTCTGGTTACCTGCAAAGACTACATCGCTTTCCAAGACCAGGCTCGACGTCGTCCATCTCATTCTAAATCCTTGTGGAAACAGGTTGGCCTTCCATTGTACGTCGCAGGTGGGGGTTGGGCCGGAGATGTTGTCCTTCATATGGTGGCCATAGTTCCTCAACGGGCAATGGTGGAAATTCCATCTGGTAAACTCGGAACACATTTTTAACACGGTATACATCGTCAACATAACACTGCCAGTCAAGCATTGCATGGACACATGCGGCTAGAGCATGAGCTCATGGATAGTGCAATGCTTGGAAGTATCCGCAATCACACCTGCAATGTAGGAAAACTCTAAACCTAGACTGTGCTCCTATAGCGGCTATCTCATCCACAGTGAATATTGATGTCGCTCTGTCGTATGATGTGACAAGCATCTAGGTAATTTTCTCCCTATTCGCAAGTATTGTTTTTTGCAAGAATTGTGAAAAAAATATGACCACATGCATTCTGTGCTTCTGCCTATTGACCCTTGTTGATAAATAGTGCATTCAGGTGGTGGCAGGTAGACTCAACAATTGTACAAACCAGAAGATTACGAGTTTCCTTTAGCACAGAATTGATACACTTAAACAGATTAGTTGTCATGTGACTATATCGATGACCCTTGTCGCGGTGTTGTAGTCATTTTGGCGGCTCTAACTCTCTAATCCAAGCCATCATTGCCAGAGACGTGGCCGGATCCTTGCCACTGATTAACTCAAGGTAGTATTGCACCTGCTCTTGCATCTTCGAGTATGCCGCATTGACCAGGTGCCTTTTGGCTTCCTTGCTCTTGAAATTTGTTGCAAAGTTAGAGGCAATATGTCTGATACAATAAAAATTGTGTTCCCATCCACACCCATCTCGCTCCAATGCAGTCGTTATTGCTGCATGCCTATCAGAGATAAGTAGAATTCCCGGTTGAGTCGCTACATGTCTCTTTAGGTTGGTAAGAAAAAAGTACCACGAGTCTGTATTCTCCAATTCGACAAGCACAAAAGCTATGGATAGTATGTTATTGTTTCCATCATGTGCTATTCCCATCAATAAGATGCCCGTGTACTTACCATACAAGTGTATTTCGTCAACTGAAACCAGTGGCTTGCAGTGCTTGAATGCTTCAACACACAATG
The sequence above is drawn from the Arachis hypogaea cultivar Tifrunner chromosome 4, arahy.Tifrunner.gnm2.J5K5, whole genome shotgun sequence genome and encodes:
- the LOC112795283 gene encoding uncharacterized protein; this encodes MNSTTAEDIPSNYTLTNEIELEIGLKFLNRETAMLAGSVESAYGYKVSYKKVWLAKQKAITRIYGDWDYSYNQLRRYFNALQTFIPENTLDHDSVIFHQVFWSFPLCVEAFKHCKPLVSVDEIHLYGKYTGILLMGIAHDGNNNILSIAFVLVELENTDSWYFFLTNLKRHVATQPGILLISDRHAAITTALERDGCGWEHNFYCIRHIASNFATNFKSKEAKRHLVNAAYSKMQEQVQYYLELISGKDPATSLAMMAWIRELEPPK